The Osmia lignaria lignaria isolate PbOS001 chromosome 14, iyOsmLign1, whole genome shotgun sequence genome has a window encoding:
- the LOC117607434 gene encoding galactose mutarotase isoform X3: protein MYFTRLVVRCQRRTRDCDFQLFSITLFYECNVAFHISMQLTRCVAIIILRLLGSMVAASCEGSITVAKWGSIEGRSIEKYTLKNKSGQEVDIVTYGATITSVRTPDKHGNIADVVLGYDNIEGYLSKDNLYFGATVGRVANRIGGAEFVLNGKIYRLAKNAGENSLHGGFKGWNSKIWNATIQGDRLVLSLLSEDGDEGYPGAAIASVTFQLTTDGEFRIEMKAFVTKPTPVNLTNHSYFNLAGHVRKHACLSVSLPSCQIFNRRTKNFIDTRTHYFLIVISFQNTNSSELYKHRFTLNADRWTVTDAESIPTGEIRSVEGSLMDLRNSTTLGDVIDKLPAGGYDYNFCVTSANSNEKNLVAKVEHPASGRRLEVFSNQPGVQFYTANFLPAPGTVGVQGKNGSAYFKHAAFCLETQNYPDAVHHENFPNSILEPGQIYLHTVVYKFGVVA, encoded by the exons ATGTATTTCACGCGCCTCGTAGTCAGATGTCAACGAAGGACGAGAGACTGTGACTTTCAGCTGTTTTCAATAACGTTGTTCTACGAGTGTAACGTTGCTTTTCACATCAGCATGCAGCTTACTCGTTGCGTTGCGATAATAATTCTTCGTTTGCTCGG ATCGATGGTAGCGGCGAGTTGCGAGGGATCGATAACAGTCGCGAAATGGGGATCGATCGAGGGTCGAAGCATAGAAAAATACACGTTAAAAAATAAATCGGGTCAAGAGGTGGATATCGTAACGTACGGTGCAACGATAACGTCAGTTAGAACGCCGGATAAACATGGTAACATCGCAGACGTTGTTCTGGGCTATGATAACATAGAAG gATACTTGTCAAAAGACAACCTGTACTTTGGTGCGACCGTAGGAAGAGTCGCGAACCGTATAGGAGGGGCAGAGTTCGTTCTAAACGGAAAGATATATCGTTTGGCTAAGAACGCAGGAGAGAACAGCCTTCACGGTGGTTTCAAGGGTTGGAATTCGAAAATATGGAACGCTACGATCCAAGGCGACCGTCTGGTGCTTTCCTTGTTGTCCGAGGACGGCGACGAAGGTTATCCCGGTGCTGCCATAGCCTCGGTTACCTTCCAGCTAACCACCGATGGAGAATTCCGCATCGAGATGAAAGCTTTCGTTACTAAACCAACGCCTGTCAACTTGACTAATCATAGTTACTTCAATTTGGCTGGCCATGTTCGTAAACACGCCTGTTTATCCGTCTCTTTACCTTCGTGCCAAATATTTAACAGAAGGACGAAGAATTTCATTGACACTCGTACGCATTATTTTCTGATCGTGATTTCATTTCAGAATACTAATTCGAGCGAACTGTACAAACATCGATTCACCTTGAATGCGGATCGTTGGACGGTCACTGATGCTGAAAGCATTCCAACCGGCGAAATTCGATCGGTCGAAGGTTCCCTCATGGATCTTAGAAACTCGACTACGCTTGGAGATGTGATCGATAAATTACCGGCTGGTGGTTACGATTATAATTTTTGCGTAACGAGCGCTAATTCGAATGAAAAGAATCTGGTAGCCAAAGTTGAACATCCGGCTTCTGGCAGACGCTTGGAGGTTTTCTCGAATCAACCAGGTGTACAGTTTTACACGGCTAATTTTCTACCCGCACCGGGTACCGTGGGTGTTCAAGGCAAAAACGGAAGCGCGTATTTTAAACATGCAGCGTTTTGTTTAGAAACGCAAAACTATCCGGACGCTGTCCATCAT GAAAACTTCCCAAATAGCATTCTCGAACCTGGGCAAATTTATCTCCATACAGTTGTCTATAAGTTTGGAGTTGTAGCTTAA
- the LOC117607434 gene encoding galactose mutarotase isoform X1, whose product MYFTRLVVRCQRRTRDCDFQLFSITLFYECNVAFHISMQLTRCVAIIILRLLGSMVAASCEGSITVAKWGSIEGRSIEKYTLKNKSGQEVDIVTYGATITSVRTPDKHGNIADVVLGYDNIEGYLSKDNLYFGATVGRVANRIGGAEFVLNGKIYRLAKNAGENSLHGGFKGWNSKIWNATIQGDRLVLSLLSEDGDEGYPGAAIASVTFQLTTDGEFRIEMKAFVTKPTPVNLTNHSYFNLAGHVRKHACLSVSLPSCQIFNRRTKNFIDTRTHYFLIVISFQNTNSSELYKHRFTLNADRWTVTDAESIPTGEIRSVEGSLMDLRNSTTLGDVIDKLPAGGYDYNFCVTSANSNEKNLVAKVEHPASGRRLEVFSNQPGVQFYTANFLPAPGTVGVQGKNGSAYFKHAAFCLETQNYPDAVHHVSINTCAIKLLSTLCFGFERVENSSLFSIQFISFLYNCLQENFPNSILEPGQIYLHTVVYKFGVVA is encoded by the exons ATGTATTTCACGCGCCTCGTAGTCAGATGTCAACGAAGGACGAGAGACTGTGACTTTCAGCTGTTTTCAATAACGTTGTTCTACGAGTGTAACGTTGCTTTTCACATCAGCATGCAGCTTACTCGTTGCGTTGCGATAATAATTCTTCGTTTGCTCGG ATCGATGGTAGCGGCGAGTTGCGAGGGATCGATAACAGTCGCGAAATGGGGATCGATCGAGGGTCGAAGCATAGAAAAATACACGTTAAAAAATAAATCGGGTCAAGAGGTGGATATCGTAACGTACGGTGCAACGATAACGTCAGTTAGAACGCCGGATAAACATGGTAACATCGCAGACGTTGTTCTGGGCTATGATAACATAGAAG gATACTTGTCAAAAGACAACCTGTACTTTGGTGCGACCGTAGGAAGAGTCGCGAACCGTATAGGAGGGGCAGAGTTCGTTCTAAACGGAAAGATATATCGTTTGGCTAAGAACGCAGGAGAGAACAGCCTTCACGGTGGTTTCAAGGGTTGGAATTCGAAAATATGGAACGCTACGATCCAAGGCGACCGTCTGGTGCTTTCCTTGTTGTCCGAGGACGGCGACGAAGGTTATCCCGGTGCTGCCATAGCCTCGGTTACCTTCCAGCTAACCACCGATGGAGAATTCCGCATCGAGATGAAAGCTTTCGTTACTAAACCAACGCCTGTCAACTTGACTAATCATAGTTACTTCAATTTGGCTGGCCATGTTCGTAAACACGCCTGTTTATCCGTCTCTTTACCTTCGTGCCAAATATTTAACAGAAGGACGAAGAATTTCATTGACACTCGTACGCATTATTTTCTGATCGTGATTTCATTTCAGAATACTAATTCGAGCGAACTGTACAAACATCGATTCACCTTGAATGCGGATCGTTGGACGGTCACTGATGCTGAAAGCATTCCAACCGGCGAAATTCGATCGGTCGAAGGTTCCCTCATGGATCTTAGAAACTCGACTACGCTTGGAGATGTGATCGATAAATTACCGGCTGGTGGTTACGATTATAATTTTTGCGTAACGAGCGCTAATTCGAATGAAAAGAATCTGGTAGCCAAAGTTGAACATCCGGCTTCTGGCAGACGCTTGGAGGTTTTCTCGAATCAACCAGGTGTACAGTTTTACACGGCTAATTTTCTACCCGCACCGGGTACCGTGGGTGTTCAAGGCAAAAACGGAAGCGCGTATTTTAAACATGCAGCGTTTTGTTTAGAAACGCAAAACTATCCGGACGCTGTCCATCATGTAAGTATCAATACGTGTGCGATCAAATTGCTTTCTACTCTTTGTTTCGGATTTGAAAGAGTTGAGAATTCGTCATTATTTTCTATTCAATTCATATCTTTTTTATATAACTGTTTACAGGAAAACTTCCCAAATAGCATTCTCGAACCTGGGCAAATTTATCTCCATACAGTTGTCTATAAGTTTGGAGTTGTAGCTTAA
- the LOC117607434 gene encoding galactose mutarotase isoform X5: MEKTRSMVAASCEGSITVAKWGSIEGRSIEKYTLKNKSGQEVDIVTYGATITSVRTPDKHGNIADVVLGYDNIEGYLSKDNLYFGATVGRVANRIGGAEFVLNGKIYRLAKNAGENSLHGGFKGWNSKIWNATIQGDRLVLSLLSEDGDEGYPGAAIASVTFQLTTDGEFRIEMKAFVTKPTPVNLTNHSYFNLAGHVRKHACLSVSLPSCQIFNRRTKNFIDTRTHYFLIVISFQNTNSSELYKHRFTLNADRWTVTDAESIPTGEIRSVEGSLMDLRNSTTLGDVIDKLPAGGYDYNFCVTSANSNEKNLVAKVEHPASGRRLEVFSNQPGVQFYTANFLPAPGTVGVQGKNGSAYFKHAAFCLETQNYPDAVHHVSINTCAIKLLSTLCFGFERVENSSLFSIQFISFLYNCLQENFPNSILEPGQIYLHTVVYKFGVVA; this comes from the exons ATGGAGAAGACTAG ATCGATGGTAGCGGCGAGTTGCGAGGGATCGATAACAGTCGCGAAATGGGGATCGATCGAGGGTCGAAGCATAGAAAAATACACGTTAAAAAATAAATCGGGTCAAGAGGTGGATATCGTAACGTACGGTGCAACGATAACGTCAGTTAGAACGCCGGATAAACATGGTAACATCGCAGACGTTGTTCTGGGCTATGATAACATAGAAG gATACTTGTCAAAAGACAACCTGTACTTTGGTGCGACCGTAGGAAGAGTCGCGAACCGTATAGGAGGGGCAGAGTTCGTTCTAAACGGAAAGATATATCGTTTGGCTAAGAACGCAGGAGAGAACAGCCTTCACGGTGGTTTCAAGGGTTGGAATTCGAAAATATGGAACGCTACGATCCAAGGCGACCGTCTGGTGCTTTCCTTGTTGTCCGAGGACGGCGACGAAGGTTATCCCGGTGCTGCCATAGCCTCGGTTACCTTCCAGCTAACCACCGATGGAGAATTCCGCATCGAGATGAAAGCTTTCGTTACTAAACCAACGCCTGTCAACTTGACTAATCATAGTTACTTCAATTTGGCTGGCCATGTTCGTAAACACGCCTGTTTATCCGTCTCTTTACCTTCGTGCCAAATATTTAACAGAAGGACGAAGAATTTCATTGACACTCGTACGCATTATTTTCTGATCGTGATTTCATTTCAGAATACTAATTCGAGCGAACTGTACAAACATCGATTCACCTTGAATGCGGATCGTTGGACGGTCACTGATGCTGAAAGCATTCCAACCGGCGAAATTCGATCGGTCGAAGGTTCCCTCATGGATCTTAGAAACTCGACTACGCTTGGAGATGTGATCGATAAATTACCGGCTGGTGGTTACGATTATAATTTTTGCGTAACGAGCGCTAATTCGAATGAAAAGAATCTGGTAGCCAAAGTTGAACATCCGGCTTCTGGCAGACGCTTGGAGGTTTTCTCGAATCAACCAGGTGTACAGTTTTACACGGCTAATTTTCTACCCGCACCGGGTACCGTGGGTGTTCAAGGCAAAAACGGAAGCGCGTATTTTAAACATGCAGCGTTTTGTTTAGAAACGCAAAACTATCCGGACGCTGTCCATCATGTAAGTATCAATACGTGTGCGATCAAATTGCTTTCTACTCTTTGTTTCGGATTTGAAAGAGTTGAGAATTCGTCATTATTTTCTATTCAATTCATATCTTTTTTATATAACTGTTTACAGGAAAACTTCCCAAATAGCATTCTCGAACCTGGGCAAATTTATCTCCATACAGTTGTCTATAAGTTTGGAGTTGTAGCTTAA
- the LOC117607434 gene encoding galactose mutarotase isoform X4, with amino-acid sequence MTNVGKHETISMVAASCEGSITVAKWGSIEGRSIEKYTLKNKSGQEVDIVTYGATITSVRTPDKHGNIADVVLGYDNIEGYLSKDNLYFGATVGRVANRIGGAEFVLNGKIYRLAKNAGENSLHGGFKGWNSKIWNATIQGDRLVLSLLSEDGDEGYPGAAIASVTFQLTTDGEFRIEMKAFVTKPTPVNLTNHSYFNLAGHVRKHACLSVSLPSCQIFNRRTKNFIDTRTHYFLIVISFQNTNSSELYKHRFTLNADRWTVTDAESIPTGEIRSVEGSLMDLRNSTTLGDVIDKLPAGGYDYNFCVTSANSNEKNLVAKVEHPASGRRLEVFSNQPGVQFYTANFLPAPGTVGVQGKNGSAYFKHAAFCLETQNYPDAVHHVSINTCAIKLLSTLCFGFERVENSSLFSIQFISFLYNCLQENFPNSILEPGQIYLHTVVYKFGVVA; translated from the exons ATGACGAACGTAGGAAAACATGAAACGAT ATCGATGGTAGCGGCGAGTTGCGAGGGATCGATAACAGTCGCGAAATGGGGATCGATCGAGGGTCGAAGCATAGAAAAATACACGTTAAAAAATAAATCGGGTCAAGAGGTGGATATCGTAACGTACGGTGCAACGATAACGTCAGTTAGAACGCCGGATAAACATGGTAACATCGCAGACGTTGTTCTGGGCTATGATAACATAGAAG gATACTTGTCAAAAGACAACCTGTACTTTGGTGCGACCGTAGGAAGAGTCGCGAACCGTATAGGAGGGGCAGAGTTCGTTCTAAACGGAAAGATATATCGTTTGGCTAAGAACGCAGGAGAGAACAGCCTTCACGGTGGTTTCAAGGGTTGGAATTCGAAAATATGGAACGCTACGATCCAAGGCGACCGTCTGGTGCTTTCCTTGTTGTCCGAGGACGGCGACGAAGGTTATCCCGGTGCTGCCATAGCCTCGGTTACCTTCCAGCTAACCACCGATGGAGAATTCCGCATCGAGATGAAAGCTTTCGTTACTAAACCAACGCCTGTCAACTTGACTAATCATAGTTACTTCAATTTGGCTGGCCATGTTCGTAAACACGCCTGTTTATCCGTCTCTTTACCTTCGTGCCAAATATTTAACAGAAGGACGAAGAATTTCATTGACACTCGTACGCATTATTTTCTGATCGTGATTTCATTTCAGAATACTAATTCGAGCGAACTGTACAAACATCGATTCACCTTGAATGCGGATCGTTGGACGGTCACTGATGCTGAAAGCATTCCAACCGGCGAAATTCGATCGGTCGAAGGTTCCCTCATGGATCTTAGAAACTCGACTACGCTTGGAGATGTGATCGATAAATTACCGGCTGGTGGTTACGATTATAATTTTTGCGTAACGAGCGCTAATTCGAATGAAAAGAATCTGGTAGCCAAAGTTGAACATCCGGCTTCTGGCAGACGCTTGGAGGTTTTCTCGAATCAACCAGGTGTACAGTTTTACACGGCTAATTTTCTACCCGCACCGGGTACCGTGGGTGTTCAAGGCAAAAACGGAAGCGCGTATTTTAAACATGCAGCGTTTTGTTTAGAAACGCAAAACTATCCGGACGCTGTCCATCATGTAAGTATCAATACGTGTGCGATCAAATTGCTTTCTACTCTTTGTTTCGGATTTGAAAGAGTTGAGAATTCGTCATTATTTTCTATTCAATTCATATCTTTTTTATATAACTGTTTACAGGAAAACTTCCCAAATAGCATTCTCGAACCTGGGCAAATTTATCTCCATACAGTTGTCTATAAGTTTGGAGTTGTAGCTTAA
- the LOC117607434 gene encoding galactose mutarotase isoform X6, which produces MYFTRLVVRCQRRTRDCDFQLFSITLFYECNVAFHISMQLTRCVAIIILRLLGSMVAASCEGSITVAKWGSIEGRSIEKYTLKNKSGQEVDIVTYGATITSVRTPDKHGNIADVVLGYDNIEGYLSKDNLYFGATVGRVANRIGGAEFVLNGKIYRLAKNAGENSLHGGFKGWNSKIWNATIQGDRLVLSLLSEDGDEGYPGAAIASVTFQLTTDGEFRIEMKAFVTKPTPVNLTNHSYFNLAGHNTNSSELYKHRFTLNADRWTVTDAESIPTGEIRSVEGSLMDLRNSTTLGDVIDKLPAGGYDYNFCVTSANSNEKNLVAKVEHPASGRRLEVFSNQPGVQFYTANFLPAPGTVGVQGKNGSAYFKHAAFCLETQNYPDAVHHENFPNSILEPGQIYLHTVVYKFGVVA; this is translated from the exons ATGTATTTCACGCGCCTCGTAGTCAGATGTCAACGAAGGACGAGAGACTGTGACTTTCAGCTGTTTTCAATAACGTTGTTCTACGAGTGTAACGTTGCTTTTCACATCAGCATGCAGCTTACTCGTTGCGTTGCGATAATAATTCTTCGTTTGCTCGG ATCGATGGTAGCGGCGAGTTGCGAGGGATCGATAACAGTCGCGAAATGGGGATCGATCGAGGGTCGAAGCATAGAAAAATACACGTTAAAAAATAAATCGGGTCAAGAGGTGGATATCGTAACGTACGGTGCAACGATAACGTCAGTTAGAACGCCGGATAAACATGGTAACATCGCAGACGTTGTTCTGGGCTATGATAACATAGAAG gATACTTGTCAAAAGACAACCTGTACTTTGGTGCGACCGTAGGAAGAGTCGCGAACCGTATAGGAGGGGCAGAGTTCGTTCTAAACGGAAAGATATATCGTTTGGCTAAGAACGCAGGAGAGAACAGCCTTCACGGTGGTTTCAAGGGTTGGAATTCGAAAATATGGAACGCTACGATCCAAGGCGACCGTCTGGTGCTTTCCTTGTTGTCCGAGGACGGCGACGAAGGTTATCCCGGTGCTGCCATAGCCTCGGTTACCTTCCAGCTAACCACCGATGGAGAATTCCGCATCGAGATGAAAGCTTTCGTTACTAAACCAACGCCTGTCAACTTGACTAATCATAGTTACTTCAATTTGGCTGGCCAT AATACTAATTCGAGCGAACTGTACAAACATCGATTCACCTTGAATGCGGATCGTTGGACGGTCACTGATGCTGAAAGCATTCCAACCGGCGAAATTCGATCGGTCGAAGGTTCCCTCATGGATCTTAGAAACTCGACTACGCTTGGAGATGTGATCGATAAATTACCGGCTGGTGGTTACGATTATAATTTTTGCGTAACGAGCGCTAATTCGAATGAAAAGAATCTGGTAGCCAAAGTTGAACATCCGGCTTCTGGCAGACGCTTGGAGGTTTTCTCGAATCAACCAGGTGTACAGTTTTACACGGCTAATTTTCTACCCGCACCGGGTACCGTGGGTGTTCAAGGCAAAAACGGAAGCGCGTATTTTAAACATGCAGCGTTTTGTTTAGAAACGCAAAACTATCCGGACGCTGTCCATCAT GAAAACTTCCCAAATAGCATTCTCGAACCTGGGCAAATTTATCTCCATACAGTTGTCTATAAGTTTGGAGTTGTAGCTTAA
- the LOC117607434 gene encoding galactose mutarotase isoform X2, translated as MYFTRLVVRCQRRTRDCDFQLFSITLFYECNVAFHISMQLTRCVAIIILRLLGSMVAASCEGSITVAKWGSIEGRSIEKYTLKNKSGQEVDIVTYGATITSVRTPDKHGNIADVVLGYDNIEGYLSKDNLYFGATVGRVANRIGGAEFVLNGKIYRLAKNAGENSLHGGFKGWNSKIWNATIQGDRLVLSLLSEDGDEGYPGAAIASVTFQLTTDGEFRIEMKAFVTKPTPVNLTNHSYFNLAGHNTNSSELYKHRFTLNADRWTVTDAESIPTGEIRSVEGSLMDLRNSTTLGDVIDKLPAGGYDYNFCVTSANSNEKNLVAKVEHPASGRRLEVFSNQPGVQFYTANFLPAPGTVGVQGKNGSAYFKHAAFCLETQNYPDAVHHVSINTCAIKLLSTLCFGFERVENSSLFSIQFISFLYNCLQENFPNSILEPGQIYLHTVVYKFGVVA; from the exons ATGTATTTCACGCGCCTCGTAGTCAGATGTCAACGAAGGACGAGAGACTGTGACTTTCAGCTGTTTTCAATAACGTTGTTCTACGAGTGTAACGTTGCTTTTCACATCAGCATGCAGCTTACTCGTTGCGTTGCGATAATAATTCTTCGTTTGCTCGG ATCGATGGTAGCGGCGAGTTGCGAGGGATCGATAACAGTCGCGAAATGGGGATCGATCGAGGGTCGAAGCATAGAAAAATACACGTTAAAAAATAAATCGGGTCAAGAGGTGGATATCGTAACGTACGGTGCAACGATAACGTCAGTTAGAACGCCGGATAAACATGGTAACATCGCAGACGTTGTTCTGGGCTATGATAACATAGAAG gATACTTGTCAAAAGACAACCTGTACTTTGGTGCGACCGTAGGAAGAGTCGCGAACCGTATAGGAGGGGCAGAGTTCGTTCTAAACGGAAAGATATATCGTTTGGCTAAGAACGCAGGAGAGAACAGCCTTCACGGTGGTTTCAAGGGTTGGAATTCGAAAATATGGAACGCTACGATCCAAGGCGACCGTCTGGTGCTTTCCTTGTTGTCCGAGGACGGCGACGAAGGTTATCCCGGTGCTGCCATAGCCTCGGTTACCTTCCAGCTAACCACCGATGGAGAATTCCGCATCGAGATGAAAGCTTTCGTTACTAAACCAACGCCTGTCAACTTGACTAATCATAGTTACTTCAATTTGGCTGGCCAT AATACTAATTCGAGCGAACTGTACAAACATCGATTCACCTTGAATGCGGATCGTTGGACGGTCACTGATGCTGAAAGCATTCCAACCGGCGAAATTCGATCGGTCGAAGGTTCCCTCATGGATCTTAGAAACTCGACTACGCTTGGAGATGTGATCGATAAATTACCGGCTGGTGGTTACGATTATAATTTTTGCGTAACGAGCGCTAATTCGAATGAAAAGAATCTGGTAGCCAAAGTTGAACATCCGGCTTCTGGCAGACGCTTGGAGGTTTTCTCGAATCAACCAGGTGTACAGTTTTACACGGCTAATTTTCTACCCGCACCGGGTACCGTGGGTGTTCAAGGCAAAAACGGAAGCGCGTATTTTAAACATGCAGCGTTTTGTTTAGAAACGCAAAACTATCCGGACGCTGTCCATCATGTAAGTATCAATACGTGTGCGATCAAATTGCTTTCTACTCTTTGTTTCGGATTTGAAAGAGTTGAGAATTCGTCATTATTTTCTATTCAATTCATATCTTTTTTATATAACTGTTTACAGGAAAACTTCCCAAATAGCATTCTCGAACCTGGGCAAATTTATCTCCATACAGTTGTCTATAAGTTTGGAGTTGTAGCTTAA
- the LOC117607441 gene encoding choline/ethanolamine kinase, translating to MGLGNKMSEENPEMREMAARICRDYLHGVWKHVTAENITLKRISGGLSNWLYNVQLPDGTVPIRGEPRQVLLRLYGQIHGERALEGLITESVIFTLLSERRLGPKLHGIFPGGRIEEYIPARPLLTKELADPTLSSMIAEKMAQIHMMQVPISKEPTWLWDTMAKWLDTATDILENTEDIDARHLKNVNAIRAIDLGHEIAWFRFLVKQQKYPVVFCHNDMQEGNILLRQNTRKPELVLIDFEYCSYNYRGFDIANHFVEWQYDYTAAEYPFFHERTGSGPTKEHKLNFVRSYLKTMGKEGPSEEERIMMEIKIFSLASHLFWGLWSIVNAKLSEIPFGYWDYAVSRLKNYQYMKEKIMVSGPPTINNEITEKTTVVD from the exons ATGGGTCTAGGAAACAAG ATGTCCGAAGAGAACCCAGAGATGCGGGAAATGGCAGCGCGCATATGTCGAGACTACCTTCACGGGGTATGGAAGCACGTTACCGCGGAGAACATTACACTGAAACGTATCAG CGGCGGCCTCAGCAACTGGCTGTACAACGTTCAGTTACCCGACGGAACGGTCCCGATTCGAGGCGAACCACGCCAAGTTTTGTTAAGGCTGTACGGTCAAATACACGGCGAAAGAGCTCTGGAAGGATTGATCACGGAATCGGTGATTTTTACGTTGCTGTCGGAAAGGCGGCTCGGACCAAAGTTACACGGCATATTTCCAGGCGGCCGAATCGAAGAATACATACCTGCTAGACCGTTGCTCACCAAGGAGTTGGCCGATCCTACATTGAGCTCGATGATCGCCGAGAAAATGGCTCAGATTCATATGATGCAAGTCCCGATAAGCAAGGAACCCACTTGGCTTTGGGACACCATGGCCAAATGGCTGGACACGGCTACCGATATCCTGGAAAATACAGAAGATATAGACGCGCGACACCTGAAGAACGTAAACGCGATACGGGCGATCGACTTGGGCCATGAGATCGCTTGGTTCAG GTTTCTCGTAAAGCAACAAAAATATCCCGTCGTGTTTTGTCACAACGATATGCAAGAGGGTAACATACTGCTACGACAAAACACACGGAAACCGGAACTGGTTCTTATCGACTTTGAATACTGTTCCTATAATTATCGAGGATTCGACATAGCGAATCATTTCGTCGAGTGGCAGTACGATTATACGGCAGCGGAATATCCTTTCTTTCACGAACGCACAGGATCTGGTCCTACGAAAGAACATAAG CTCAACTTTGTAAGAAGTTACTTGAAAACGATGGGCAAAGAAGGACCGTCAGAAGAGGAGCGAATCATGATGGAAATCAAGATATTTTCTTTGGCTAGTCACTTATTCTGGGGCCTGTGGAGTATCGTCAATGCAAAACTCTCCGAGATCCCATTCGGATACTGG GATTATGCGGTTTCTCGACTAAAAAATTACCAATACATGAAGGAGAAGATCATGGTGTCTGGACCACCGACGATAAACAACGAGATTACCGAGAAAACAACGGTGGTAGATTGA